Sequence from the Paeniglutamicibacter cryotolerans genome:
TCATCGGTTTGGCATGGGCCCGGCGATTCGGTCTGGCCGATTCCGCGCTGCAACCCCTGGACACCGGCATCTGCTCGGAGCGGATGCTGCTGCCCGAGGAGGAGGCCGACACCGTGCGGTTCCTGCGCCTGATGGGGCACTGCGTGCTCGCCGGGCCGCAGTGGTTCCTGGACGCGGCCGCAGGATACGGAGATGCGGCACTTTCCGAGGAGCAGGCGCTGCTGCGGGTGGCCCGCGATTCGGGCAGGGCACCGGGTGCACGCGGGATGGGCGAAGCCACGCTCTACTACCTGGACGAGCCGATGGACATCGTCGGCTCCGATTCCGTGGTGGTCTCCCACGATGCTCAGCATGCCGCCGAACTCGAGCAACTGTGCCCCCGCGACGACGTCGCGGAGGTCGGACTCACCGGATTCGACCACCACTTCACCCTGCTTTCCACCGAGGACCGGACCCCGCTTGCCGGTTCCGGCTATGTGGTCGGGGAGGGGATCCTGGCCGATGTCGGCACGCTGACCCAGCCCGGTCTGCGCCGGCACGGGCTCGGTTCTTTCGTCACGGCGGTGGCCATCGACGACGCGCTCACGCAGGGTCTGATCCCGCAGTGGTGCGCCCCGGTCGAACACCGCGCCGCGCACATGACGGCCCGCACCCTGGGCTTCGTCTCGGCCGGCTCGCTGACAGCCATGTCGTTGGGCTCCTGAGCCGCGCTATCGCGCCAGTCCGCCTCTCCGCGTGTTGGACAGTGCCACGAAAGCGTGTATATGCTTTCCCCCTGCTCAGGTAATCCTCCTTCGTTCCCGCGCCCGTGGCACCTGCCCTTTCCGTCGCCGCCCACCTGCGCGTTGATGGCATTTCACACTCCTTTGCCGACCGCCGCGTCCTGACCGGCATCAGCTTTACCCTCCCCGGCGGTGAACGCGCAGGACTGATCGGGGAAAACGGTTCCGGCAAGTCGACGCTGCTGCGCATCATCGCCGGACTGGCGAGCGCGGATGCCGGTTCGGTGAGCGCAGTGCTGCCTGGCGGTAGGGCAG
This genomic interval carries:
- a CDS encoding GNAT family N-acetyltransferase, with amino-acid sequence MELEFGTRAIIGLAWARRFGLADSALQPLDTGICSERMLLPEEEADTVRFLRLMGHCVLAGPQWFLDAAAGYGDAALSEEQALLRVARDSGRAPGARGMGEATLYYLDEPMDIVGSDSVVVSHDAQHAAELEQLCPRDDVAEVGLTGFDHHFTLLSTEDRTPLAGSGYVVGEGILADVGTLTQPGLRRHGLGSFVTAVAIDDALTQGLIPQWCAPVEHRAAHMTARTLGFVSAGSLTAMSLGS